From a single Porites lutea chromosome 10, jaPorLute2.1, whole genome shotgun sequence genomic region:
- the LOC140950296 gene encoding uncharacterized protein isoform X2 yields MNTCHGKRVSRWVSATMLIFASLQLSEAIRWDKQPEKPTILVEGVNNTGESLKLEWTFVKEPSEFIERVTFRRDDADPPEDIAVNKEGGAFTVFPKFISNYSASIPATLILRNPVTNDEEFTYSVVVSLLDNNNPAPSLSDKVQLIVFVPPRITTEPERESKVRVGDNLTLTCNVSGDPLPEVTWSKEGQTLQLFNVTGPVLHLNNVTRRDVGSYKCTAKNKVGEVSHPAAVNVECPENQCEDHEFGIRITNIRWIQAFNNSNAIEYKSLKSNVTSEIARIYTQSQSAEKQLYGITIVEFREGSTIAVVRLRFERNISDPLKPLEDAIKDGILGRNIRVDTRLLNTSMSSSNQFTPSQSTMLPDPTTEEPTTDDDDGGPSSSGLSAAEIGGIVGGSVGFVVILIIVSLVIFFRCQPKKGKSFSEADGYRMNKQPPSSGLGTASPAFVEARMYAPPNTANKKGEPEKRPLPAGGSGGQDGQGGFELWC; encoded by the exons ATGAATACATGTCACGGAAAGCGGGTTTCTCGCTGGGTTTCTGCCACCATGTTGATTTTCGCGTCGTTGCAGCTATCTG AGGCAATAAGATGGGACAAACAGCCTGAAAAACCAACAATCTTGGTTGAAGGAGTAAACAACACTGGGGAGAGTCTGAAACTCGAATGGACTTTCGTTAAGGAGCCATCTGAATTTATTGAAAGAGTCACATTTCGAAGAGATGATGCTGATCCACCAGAAGATATTGCAGTCAACAAAGAAGGAGGAGCGTTTACGGTTTTTCCGAAATTTATATCAAACTACAGTGCAAGCATTCCAGCTACACTGATTTTGCGAAATCCCGTGACCAACGACGAGGAGTTCACATATTCTGTCGTGGTATCGCTCCTCGATAATAACAATCCTGCGCCAAGTCTTAGCGACAAAGTACAATTAATAGTGTTTG TACCCCCAAGAATTACAACAGAGCCAGAGAGGGAGTCTAAAGTTAGGGTTGGAGACAATTTGACACTGACTTGCAATGTATCTGGTGACCCACTCCCAGAAGTCACATGGAGCAAAGAGGGCCAAACGCTGCAACTGTTTAATGTTACTGGCCCAGTTCTGCATCTCAATAACGTAACGAGGAGGGATGTTGGATCTTACAAATgcacagcaaaaaataaagttggaGAGGTCTCTCACCCTGCCGCGGTTAACGTTGAAT GTCCAGAAAACCAGTGTGAGGATCATGAATTTGGAATTAGAATAACAAACATCAGATGGATACAAGCCTTTAACAACTCCAATGCAATTGAATATAAATCCTTGAAATCAAACGTCACATCAGAA ATTGCAAGAATCTACACCCAATCTCAAAGTGCCGAAAAGCAACTATATGGTATAACTATTGTGGAGTTTAG agaAGGAAGTACTATTGCTGTTGTTCGCCTACGATTTGAAAGAAACATCAGCGACCCCTTGAAGCCTTTGGAAGATGCTATCAAAGATGGCATATTGGGGCGGAATATCAGAGTTGATACACGGCTCCTTAATACAAGTATGTCAAGCTCCAATCAATTCACTCCAAGTCAATCCA CAATGCTACCAGACCCAACCACTGAAGAACCAACAACCGACGATGATGATGGGGGTCCTTCATCAAGTGGTCTATCAGCAGCTGAAATTGGCGGTATCGTTGGAGGATCAGTCGGATTTGTTGTAATCCTCATCATTGTCAGCCTCGTTATCTTCTTCCGTTGCCAGCCTAAAAAAG GCAAATCATTCAGTGAAGCAGACGGATATCGCAT gaACAAACAGCCTCCTTCATCAGGACTAGGGACAGCAAGCCCAGCTTTTGTTGAAGCCAGGATGTATGCTCCACCCAATACCGCCAATAAAAAG GGAGAGCCAGAAAAACGTCCTTTGCCAGCTGGAGGGAGCGGTGGACAGGACGGCCAGGGTGGCTTCGAATTGTGGTGCTAA
- the LOC140950296 gene encoding uncharacterized protein isoform X3 yields the protein MNTCHGKRVSRWVSATMLIFASLQLSEAIRWDKQPEKPTILVEGVNNTGESLKLEWTFVKEPSEFIERVTFRRDDADPPEDIAVNKEGGAFTVFPKFISNYSASIPATLILRNPVTNDEEFTYSVVVSLLDNNNPAPSLSDKVQLIVFVPPRITTEPERESKVRVGDNLTLTCNVSGDPLPEVTWSKEGQTLQLFNVTGPVLHLNNVTRRDVGSYKCTAKNKVGEVSHPAAVNVECPENQCEDHEFGIRITNIRWIQAFNNSNAIEYKSLKSNVTSEIARIYTQSQSAEKQLYGITIVEFREGSTIAVVRLRFERNISDPLKPLEDAIKDGILGRNIRVDTRLLNTTMLPDPTTEEPTTDDDDGGPSSSGLSAAEIGGIVGGSVGFVVILIIVSLVIFFRCQPKKAGKSFSEADGYRMNKQPPSSGLGTASPAFVEARMYAPPNTANKKGEPEKRPLPAGGSGGQDGQGGFELWC from the exons ATGAATACATGTCACGGAAAGCGGGTTTCTCGCTGGGTTTCTGCCACCATGTTGATTTTCGCGTCGTTGCAGCTATCTG AGGCAATAAGATGGGACAAACAGCCTGAAAAACCAACAATCTTGGTTGAAGGAGTAAACAACACTGGGGAGAGTCTGAAACTCGAATGGACTTTCGTTAAGGAGCCATCTGAATTTATTGAAAGAGTCACATTTCGAAGAGATGATGCTGATCCACCAGAAGATATTGCAGTCAACAAAGAAGGAGGAGCGTTTACGGTTTTTCCGAAATTTATATCAAACTACAGTGCAAGCATTCCAGCTACACTGATTTTGCGAAATCCCGTGACCAACGACGAGGAGTTCACATATTCTGTCGTGGTATCGCTCCTCGATAATAACAATCCTGCGCCAAGTCTTAGCGACAAAGTACAATTAATAGTGTTTG TACCCCCAAGAATTACAACAGAGCCAGAGAGGGAGTCTAAAGTTAGGGTTGGAGACAATTTGACACTGACTTGCAATGTATCTGGTGACCCACTCCCAGAAGTCACATGGAGCAAAGAGGGCCAAACGCTGCAACTGTTTAATGTTACTGGCCCAGTTCTGCATCTCAATAACGTAACGAGGAGGGATGTTGGATCTTACAAATgcacagcaaaaaataaagttggaGAGGTCTCTCACCCTGCCGCGGTTAACGTTGAAT GTCCAGAAAACCAGTGTGAGGATCATGAATTTGGAATTAGAATAACAAACATCAGATGGATACAAGCCTTTAACAACTCCAATGCAATTGAATATAAATCCTTGAAATCAAACGTCACATCAGAA ATTGCAAGAATCTACACCCAATCTCAAAGTGCCGAAAAGCAACTATATGGTATAACTATTGTGGAGTTTAG agaAGGAAGTACTATTGCTGTTGTTCGCCTACGATTTGAAAGAAACATCAGCGACCCCTTGAAGCCTTTGGAAGATGCTATCAAAGATGGCATATTGGGGCGGAATATCAGAGTTGATACACGGCTCCTTAATACAA CAATGCTACCAGACCCAACCACTGAAGAACCAACAACCGACGATGATGATGGGGGTCCTTCATCAAGTGGTCTATCAGCAGCTGAAATTGGCGGTATCGTTGGAGGATCAGTCGGATTTGTTGTAATCCTCATCATTGTCAGCCTCGTTATCTTCTTCCGTTGCCAGCCTAAAAAAG CAGGCAAATCATTCAGTGAAGCAGACGGATATCGCAT gaACAAACAGCCTCCTTCATCAGGACTAGGGACAGCAAGCCCAGCTTTTGTTGAAGCCAGGATGTATGCTCCACCCAATACCGCCAATAAAAAG GGAGAGCCAGAAAAACGTCCTTTGCCAGCTGGAGGGAGCGGTGGACAGGACGGCCAGGGTGGCTTCGAATTGTGGTGCTAA
- the LOC140950296 gene encoding uncharacterized protein isoform X1, which translates to MNTCHGKRVSRWVSATMLIFASLQLSEAIRWDKQPEKPTILVEGVNNTGESLKLEWTFVKEPSEFIERVTFRRDDADPPEDIAVNKEGGAFTVFPKFISNYSASIPATLILRNPVTNDEEFTYSVVVSLLDNNNPAPSLSDKVQLIVFVPPRITTEPERESKVRVGDNLTLTCNVSGDPLPEVTWSKEGQTLQLFNVTGPVLHLNNVTRRDVGSYKCTAKNKVGEVSHPAAVNVECPENQCEDHEFGIRITNIRWIQAFNNSNAIEYKSLKSNVTSEIARIYTQSQSAEKQLYGITIVEFREGSTIAVVRLRFERNISDPLKPLEDAIKDGILGRNIRVDTRLLNTSMSSSNQFTPSQSTMLPDPTTEEPTTDDDDGGPSSSGLSAAEIGGIVGGSVGFVVILIIVSLVIFFRCQPKKAGKSFSEADGYRMNKQPPSSGLGTASPAFVEARMYAPPNTANKKGEPEKRPLPAGGSGGQDGQGGFELWC; encoded by the exons ATGAATACATGTCACGGAAAGCGGGTTTCTCGCTGGGTTTCTGCCACCATGTTGATTTTCGCGTCGTTGCAGCTATCTG AGGCAATAAGATGGGACAAACAGCCTGAAAAACCAACAATCTTGGTTGAAGGAGTAAACAACACTGGGGAGAGTCTGAAACTCGAATGGACTTTCGTTAAGGAGCCATCTGAATTTATTGAAAGAGTCACATTTCGAAGAGATGATGCTGATCCACCAGAAGATATTGCAGTCAACAAAGAAGGAGGAGCGTTTACGGTTTTTCCGAAATTTATATCAAACTACAGTGCAAGCATTCCAGCTACACTGATTTTGCGAAATCCCGTGACCAACGACGAGGAGTTCACATATTCTGTCGTGGTATCGCTCCTCGATAATAACAATCCTGCGCCAAGTCTTAGCGACAAAGTACAATTAATAGTGTTTG TACCCCCAAGAATTACAACAGAGCCAGAGAGGGAGTCTAAAGTTAGGGTTGGAGACAATTTGACACTGACTTGCAATGTATCTGGTGACCCACTCCCAGAAGTCACATGGAGCAAAGAGGGCCAAACGCTGCAACTGTTTAATGTTACTGGCCCAGTTCTGCATCTCAATAACGTAACGAGGAGGGATGTTGGATCTTACAAATgcacagcaaaaaataaagttggaGAGGTCTCTCACCCTGCCGCGGTTAACGTTGAAT GTCCAGAAAACCAGTGTGAGGATCATGAATTTGGAATTAGAATAACAAACATCAGATGGATACAAGCCTTTAACAACTCCAATGCAATTGAATATAAATCCTTGAAATCAAACGTCACATCAGAA ATTGCAAGAATCTACACCCAATCTCAAAGTGCCGAAAAGCAACTATATGGTATAACTATTGTGGAGTTTAG agaAGGAAGTACTATTGCTGTTGTTCGCCTACGATTTGAAAGAAACATCAGCGACCCCTTGAAGCCTTTGGAAGATGCTATCAAAGATGGCATATTGGGGCGGAATATCAGAGTTGATACACGGCTCCTTAATACAAGTATGTCAAGCTCCAATCAATTCACTCCAAGTCAATCCA CAATGCTACCAGACCCAACCACTGAAGAACCAACAACCGACGATGATGATGGGGGTCCTTCATCAAGTGGTCTATCAGCAGCTGAAATTGGCGGTATCGTTGGAGGATCAGTCGGATTTGTTGTAATCCTCATCATTGTCAGCCTCGTTATCTTCTTCCGTTGCCAGCCTAAAAAAG CAGGCAAATCATTCAGTGAAGCAGACGGATATCGCAT gaACAAACAGCCTCCTTCATCAGGACTAGGGACAGCAAGCCCAGCTTTTGTTGAAGCCAGGATGTATGCTCCACCCAATACCGCCAATAAAAAG GGAGAGCCAGAAAAACGTCCTTTGCCAGCTGGAGGGAGCGGTGGACAGGACGGCCAGGGTGGCTTCGAATTGTGGTGCTAA